In one window of Fusobacteria bacterium ZRK30 DNA:
- a CDS encoding Cof-type HAD-IIB family hydrolase, whose protein sequence is MYKLAVFDIDGTLTVKGNEIPKTALMAIKKMKENGIECLIATGRERENLEEILNITGIDNYIACNGQYVKYKNEIIYRYTYPEDVLEEIRTICENKGYCYGFSNGKGLYLSDIETIRKEQVHHMLDSIKLLKNLEGEVENIILFAKDGGKHFKPLKKNYELGPWGNGMFDLLKIGRSKAIGVEEIAGRIGIERERIVSFGDGLNDLEMIKYAGLGVAMGNAKVELKKVADHITDTASNDGIYKACKKFGLI, encoded by the coding sequence ATGTATAAGCTCGCAGTATTTGACATAGATGGAACCCTAACAGTTAAAGGAAATGAGATCCCAAAAACCGCTCTTATGGCAATAAAAAAAATGAAAGAAAATGGTATCGAATGTCTCATTGCTACAGGGAGAGAAAGGGAAAATTTAGAAGAGATCCTAAATATAACAGGGATAGATAATTATATAGCATGTAATGGCCAATATGTGAAATACAAAAATGAAATAATATATAGATACACCTACCCTGAAGATGTCCTAGAGGAAATAAGGACGATCTGTGAGAATAAAGGCTATTGCTACGGGTTTTCCAATGGAAAGGGACTTTATCTATCTGATATAGAAACAATAAGAAAAGAACAAGTTCATCACATGTTAGACAGCATAAAGCTTCTTAAAAACTTAGAGGGAGAAGTCGAAAATATAATTCTTTTTGCTAAAGACGGTGGAAAACACTTTAAGCCTCTAAAAAAAAATTATGAGTTGGGACCTTGGGGAAATGGTATGTTTGATCTCTTGAAAATTGGTCGATCAAAGGCTATAGGAGTAGAAGAGATCGCCGGAAGAATAGGAATAGAAAGAGAGAGAATAGTATCTTTTGGTGATGGATTAAATGATTTGGAGATGATAAAATATGCAGGTCTTGGAGTGGCTATGGGTAATGCAAAAGTAGAATTAAAGAAAGTCGCAGATCATATAACTGACACAGCATCCAATGATGGAATTTATAAGGCATGCAAAAAGTTTGGATTAATTTAG
- a CDS encoding ROK family protein has protein sequence MKYLFGVDLGGTNTKIGLLNIEGEILLKESIKTSSEAGFDDCFNRIAEVIKKMSVEKNIDNKDILGVGMGIPGPVLHQEIVSFFANFPWKKNLNVAKILEEKTGYKVKVDNDVNVITLGEIWQGSAKGYSDVVGMALGTGIGGGIVTNGKLIGGVKGAGGEIGHMTIVPSGKLCGCGKKGCFEAYVSATGIEREAQSRLTINKNNKLWDIISSKEGQKIEAKDVFDAAKLGDSFSLDIVDYITEYIAYGLSILLHVTNPEVVVIGGGVALAGDILFDGIRKKIKKYSLLACIDGLQILPAKLGNEAGIIGAAALLAKC, from the coding sequence ATGAAATATTTATTTGGAGTAGATCTTGGCGGTACAAATACTAAGATTGGGTTGCTCAACATAGAAGGGGAAATATTGTTAAAAGAATCTATAAAAACCAGTTCAGAAGCAGGTTTTGATGATTGTTTTAATAGAATTGCCGAAGTAATAAAAAAAATGAGTGTTGAAAAAAATATTGATAATAAAGATATCCTTGGAGTAGGAATGGGAATCCCTGGTCCTGTACTTCATCAGGAAATAGTAAGTTTTTTCGCTAATTTTCCTTGGAAGAAAAATCTTAATGTGGCTAAGATATTAGAAGAGAAAACAGGATATAAAGTAAAGGTAGATAACGATGTTAATGTAATTACTTTAGGAGAAATTTGGCAGGGCTCAGCTAAGGGCTATAGTGATGTTGTTGGAATGGCTCTAGGGACTGGAATAGGAGGGGGAATAGTAACCAATGGTAAATTAATTGGTGGAGTTAAAGGTGCAGGTGGAGAGATTGGTCATATGACAATAGTTCCTAGCGGAAAACTCTGTGGATGTGGGAAAAAAGGGTGTTTTGAAGCATATGTTTCTGCGACAGGAATCGAAAGAGAAGCTCAGTCAAGACTGACTATAAATAAAAATAATAAACTTTGGGATATTATTTCAAGTAAAGAGGGGCAAAAAATAGAAGCTAAAGATGTATTTGATGCGGCAAAATTAGGAGATAGCTTTTCCTTAGACATAGTTGACTATATTACGGAATATATAGCTTATGGACTATCGATCTTGTTACATGTAACTAATCCAGAGGTAGTAGTAATAGGAGGAGGAGTGGCTCTTGCAGGAGATATTTTATTTGATGGAATCAGAAAGAAGATAAAAAAATATAGCCTGCTAGCATGTATTGATGGTTTACAAATTTTACCTGCAAAATTAGGTAATGAAGCAGGAATAATAGGAGCAGCAGCTTTGCTTGCTAAGTGTTAA
- a CDS encoding copper homeostasis protein CutC, with protein MIREACVGNFIEAENAEKSGAERIELCENLYEGGTTPSYGTVKKILEKLKIPTLVMIRPRGGNFCYSPTEIEIMVEDIRLFKKLGVKGVVLGVLTSNNKVDYPVLKRLLKETNGMEVTFHKAIDEVINPENEIENLAQLGVKRILTSGGRKTALEGADILNKMIKIADNKIKIVVAGGVTLENYEKVKLKISSTEFHGKKIVGNLA; from the coding sequence ATAATAAGAGAAGCCTGTGTTGGAAACTTTATAGAGGCTGAAAATGCTGAAAAATCTGGTGCTGAAAGGATTGAACTCTGTGAGAATCTGTATGAGGGGGGGACTACCCCATCATATGGGACAGTAAAGAAAATCTTAGAAAAATTAAAAATACCAACATTAGTTATGATAAGGCCTAGAGGAGGAAACTTTTGCTATTCTCCTACTGAGATTGAAATTATGGTAGAGGATATCAGATTATTTAAAAAATTAGGTGTAAAAGGTGTAGTATTAGGAGTTTTAACTTCTAATAATAAAGTTGATTATCCTGTTTTAAAGAGACTTTTAAAAGAAACTAATGGTATGGAAGTTACCTTTCATAAAGCCATAGATGAAGTTATAAATCCTGAAAATGAGATAGAAAATTTAGCTCAATTAGGAGTTAAAAGAATCCTTACTTCTGGAGGTCGTAAGACGGCCTTAGAAGGAGCGGATATATTAAATAAGATGATTAAAATTGCTGATAATAAAATCAAAATTGTTGTTGCTGGTGGAGTTACTTTAGAAAATTATGAAAAAGTAAAGTTAAAAATATCATCTACTGAATTCCATGGGAAAAAAATCGTAGGGAATTTAGCCTGA
- a CDS encoding PTS transporter subunit EIIC, whose amino-acid sequence MKIINTLEEKLVPIAVWINQNNYINGIRKAFIILMPLLMIGSIFLVISVLPSTVYQDFMYNKFGPSWKRTLEIPINATFSLIAVYVAFLVAQQLGKQFKLDSIAVGLLSLASFLILTPLKSTTTLGQVITFTWLGSKELFVAMIVGIVVVKIFKCFVTHNILLKMPDGVPPEVTKSFEALIPGTVILSLALLLRVTMMNTDYGTIHDFIYNILALPLKSLGTSFVGSFLTVLCISLLWSVGINSGSMINGLIRPFWLENQVDNINALKEGLPLPHIITEQFFDLIWMGGAGSTLSLLLAILLFARSNHIRSVGGIGAIPGIFNINEPVLFGLPIILNPIMLIPFNIVPLVILTTQYAAMSIGLVSKPLGVPFPWPTPALISGFITVGDISGSLMQITNLIIGALIYLPFLRILDKASKYEEDQVKAFEKEQQE is encoded by the coding sequence ATGAAAATTATTAATACTTTAGAAGAAAAGTTAGTTCCTATAGCAGTTTGGATAAACCAAAATAATTATATTAATGGAATTAGAAAAGCATTTATTATCTTGATGCCCCTACTTATGATTGGGTCTATATTTTTGGTTATTTCGGTGTTACCTTCAACTGTATATCAAGATTTTATGTATAATAAATTTGGTCCAAGCTGGAAAAGAACTTTAGAGATTCCTATTAATGCAACATTTTCTCTAATTGCTGTCTATGTGGCATTTTTAGTAGCTCAACAATTAGGTAAGCAATTTAAGCTTGATAGTATCGCGGTTGGATTGCTCTCACTAGCTTCATTTTTAATATTAACACCTTTAAAATCTACAACTACCCTTGGACAGGTAATTACCTTCACATGGCTTGGAAGTAAAGAATTATTTGTTGCGATGATTGTAGGTATTGTTGTTGTTAAAATATTTAAATGTTTTGTAACTCATAATATATTGCTTAAAATGCCTGATGGTGTTCCTCCTGAAGTCACAAAATCTTTTGAAGCATTAATCCCGGGAACAGTTATTCTTTCTTTAGCGCTGCTCCTTAGAGTCACAATGATGAATACTGATTATGGTACTATTCATGATTTTATCTATAATATTTTAGCGTTACCATTAAAATCTTTAGGAACTTCATTTGTTGGGTCATTTTTAACTGTTTTATGTATCTCGCTTTTATGGTCCGTAGGGATTAATAGTGGATCCATGATAAATGGATTGATAAGACCATTTTGGTTAGAAAACCAAGTTGACAATATAAATGCTTTAAAAGAAGGATTACCGTTACCGCATATAATTACAGAACAGTTTTTTGATCTTATTTGGATGGGAGGAGCGGGAAGTACACTTTCTTTACTTTTGGCAATTCTACTATTTGCTAGAAGTAATCATATTAGAAGTGTTGGAGGGATTGGAGCTATACCTGGAATTTTTAATATCAATGAACCTGTATTATTTGGTTTACCGATTATACTAAATCCAATTATGTTGATACCATTTAATATTGTACCGTTAGTAATACTAACTACTCAGTATGCAGCGATGTCTATTGGATTAGTTTCTAAACCTTTAGGAGTCCCATTTCCCTGGCCTACCCCTGCACTTATAAGTGGGTTTATAACAGTAGGAGATATTTCTGGGTCCTTGATGCAGATTACAAACTTAATTATTGGAGCATTAATTTATCTTCCATTTTTAAGAATTTTAGATAAAGCTAGTAAATATGAAGAGGATCAGGTAAAAGCTTTTGAAAAGGAACAACAAGAATAA
- a CDS encoding M81 family metallopeptidase, with protein MKRILVGGMRHESNSFNPIIADEKDFNVEYGMEILNFESKNDSLKGIVDTLINQGYEVIPAVNARAVPNGEVSLSFYQAIKKDFLKRAVIANEEKKIDAINLALHGSMRVKGLGEAEGDLLIALKELFPDIPVVCALDMHTTMTDNMHQNCDGYVGYKFAPHTDCFETGEHSAKMLIDILENNTKLTKAWVRLPTLIAGEKSETSTEPMVFLMEKLRKLEKTEDVLAASYLMGYPWADSVEAGVAAYVVTSNNQGLADKLALELADEFWSLRDSFKFHTETYHPQKSIDKVFEAVKEGKFPIYLSDSGDNPTAGSSSDCTELLELILKDERRWKLNSPIIYGGIYDPEATLQCEGEVGRTIEITIGAKFDTLTTKPLIIKGTVMNYLKSWGSYKSDLALINSNGVDIIVSEKHVGYITPEMFTDLGLNPSKTEIIVCKLGYLTAPHKKIAKKTIMALSKGSTNEDIENIRYEKVLRPIYPLDKDFDYDPKKNLK; from the coding sequence ATGAAAAGGATCTTAGTTGGAGGAATGCGTCATGAATCAAATTCTTTTAATCCAATAATAGCTGATGAAAAAGACTTTAATGTGGAATATGGGATGGAAATATTAAACTTTGAAAGTAAAAATGATTCCCTTAAGGGAATAGTGGATACTCTTATTAACCAGGGTTATGAAGTAATACCTGCTGTAAATGCTAGAGCTGTTCCCAATGGAGAAGTTAGCTTATCTTTTTATCAAGCAATAAAAAAAGATTTTCTAAAAAGAGCTGTTATTGCTAATGAAGAGAAAAAAATTGATGCAATTAATCTTGCACTGCATGGATCCATGAGAGTTAAAGGTTTAGGAGAAGCAGAAGGTGATTTACTGATTGCTTTAAAGGAATTGTTCCCTGATATTCCTGTAGTTTGTGCTTTAGATATGCATACAACAATGACGGATAATATGCATCAAAATTGTGATGGATATGTAGGGTATAAATTTGCTCCTCATACTGATTGTTTTGAAACAGGAGAACACTCAGCAAAAATGTTAATTGACATATTGGAAAATAACACTAAATTGACAAAAGCATGGGTAAGATTACCTACTCTTATAGCCGGAGAAAAATCAGAAACATCTACAGAACCTATGGTTTTCCTCATGGAAAAATTAAGAAAATTAGAAAAAACAGAAGACGTTTTGGCAGCTTCTTACTTAATGGGTTACCCATGGGCAGATAGTGTCGAAGCTGGCGTCGCTGCATATGTTGTTACCTCAAATAATCAAGGATTAGCTGATAAATTAGCATTGGAGTTGGCAGATGAGTTTTGGAGTTTAAGAGATAGTTTTAAATTCCATACAGAAACTTATCATCCTCAAAAATCTATAGATAAAGTATTTGAAGCTGTTAAAGAGGGAAAATTCCCTATTTATTTATCTGATTCTGGAGATAATCCAACTGCTGGGTCATCTTCTGATTGCACTGAACTACTAGAATTGATTTTAAAAGATGAAAGAAGATGGAAATTAAATAGTCCTATTATCTATGGAGGGATTTATGATCCAGAAGCTACACTTCAATGTGAAGGGGAAGTGGGTAGAACTATAGAAATAACCATAGGGGCTAAATTCGATACCTTAACAACAAAACCTTTGATCATTAAAGGTACTGTAATGAATTATTTAAAATCATGGGGTAGTTATAAAAGTGATTTAGCTCTTATTAATTCCAATGGTGTAGATATTATTGTTTCAGAAAAGCATGTGGGATATATTACCCCTGAAATGTTTACTGATTTAGGGCTTAATCCCTCAAAAACAGAGATTATTGTTTGTAAGTTAGGATACCTTACTGCCCCTCATAAAAAAATTGCTAAAAAAACAATAATGGCACTTTCCAAAGGAAGTACTAATGAAGACATTGAAAATATTAGATATGAAAAAGTTTTAAGACCTATTTACCCTTTGGATAAAGATTTTGATTATGATCCAAAGAAAAATTTAAAATAA
- a CDS encoding dipeptide ABC transporter ATP-binding protein, translating to MKEVILKLEGVHKKFIATKKTFGKKATFVHALNDVSLEVYKGETLAIVGESGCGKSTLGRVANKILDVEEGQVYFDGSNITRLNTKEMLKYRKKMQVIFQDPYGSLNPRLKIKDLVGEPLLIHSGMKKVERENKVKELLNIVGLSEEHAIRYPHEFSGGQRQRVGIARALSVNPSLIIADEPISALDVSIQAQVLNIFKELQEKYDLTYVFISHDLSVVEMISDRIGVMYLGKLVEIADKKKLYSSPMHPYTKALLSAIPVTDPTRKKNRIILKGDIPSPINAPKGCPFSTRCPEVLDICKDKMPKLIKLSNSHSAACHLIEKIK from the coding sequence ATGAAAGAAGTAATTTTAAAATTAGAGGGTGTTCATAAAAAATTTATTGCAACAAAGAAAACATTTGGAAAAAAAGCAACCTTTGTACATGCATTAAATGATGTTTCTTTAGAGGTTTATAAAGGGGAAACTTTAGCCATTGTAGGAGAAAGTGGCTGTGGGAAATCCACTTTAGGCAGAGTTGCTAATAAAATTTTAGACGTAGAAGAAGGTCAGGTTTATTTTGATGGTAGCAATATAACTCGTCTCAATACTAAGGAAATGTTAAAGTATAGAAAGAAGATGCAGGTTATTTTTCAAGATCCTTACGGTTCTTTAAACCCTAGATTAAAAATAAAAGACTTAGTAGGAGAACCTCTTTTGATTCATAGTGGTATGAAGAAAGTGGAGCGAGAAAATAAAGTTAAAGAGTTACTTAATATTGTAGGATTAAGTGAAGAACACGCAATTCGTTATCCCCATGAGTTTAGTGGTGGTCAAAGACAAAGAGTTGGTATAGCCAGGGCTCTTTCTGTTAATCCTAGTTTGATCATCGCAGATGAACCTATCAGTGCTTTAGATGTTTCTATTCAGGCACAAGTGCTTAATATCTTTAAAGAATTGCAAGAAAAATATGATTTAACATATGTATTTATATCTCATGATTTAAGTGTCGTAGAAATGATTTCAGATAGGATTGGAGTAATGTATCTAGGAAAATTAGTAGAAATTGCAGATAAAAAAAAATTGTATAGCAGCCCTATGCACCCATATACAAAGGCATTATTATCAGCCATCCCTGTGACGGATCCAACTAGAAAAAAGAATAGAATCATATTAAAAGGTGATATTCCTAGTCCTATTAATGCACCAAAAGGATGTCCTTTTTCAACAAGGTGTCCCGAAGTTCTAGATATTTGTAAAGATAAGATGCCAAAATTAATTAAACTAAGTAATAGTCATAGTGCAGCATGTCATTTAATTGAAAAAATAAAATAG
- a CDS encoding ABC transporter ATP-binding protein, producing the protein MKNLLRINNLKTEFKKDKSSVTAIEGVSFNIKEGEIIGLVGESGSGKSVTSLSIMRLLDEQGKVTEGDVEFKGINILDLGKNEIRKLRGGKMSMIFQDPMSSLNPVLKIGDQLMESSKLHLGLSKIEAKKHSIKMLDLVGIPSPDNVLTRYPHQLSGGMCQRVMIAMAMACNPELLIADEPTTALDVTIQAQIMELLLELKEKKNMGILLITHDLGVVAEMCDKVLVMYAGRIVEKADVLDLFESPKHPYTKGLIASVPKLGSGNSELPFIEGKVPSLENMPKGCKFSPRCNAARDICFTREPKLVKISQSRECRCHLTEEKEN; encoded by the coding sequence ATGAAAAATTTATTGAGAATTAATAATTTAAAAACAGAATTTAAAAAGGATAAAAGTAGTGTTACTGCTATTGAAGGGGTTTCATTTAATATAAAAGAGGGTGAAATTATAGGTCTCGTTGGTGAAAGTGGAAGTGGTAAATCAGTTACCTCACTTTCTATAATGAGACTTTTAGATGAGCAGGGAAAGGTAACAGAAGGGGATGTAGAGTTTAAAGGAATAAATATACTAGATTTAGGTAAAAATGAAATTAGAAAACTCAGAGGTGGAAAGATGTCTATGATTTTTCAGGATCCTATGTCTTCTTTAAATCCAGTTTTGAAAATTGGAGATCAGCTTATGGAAAGCAGTAAACTCCATTTAGGACTTTCAAAAATAGAGGCTAAGAAACATTCTATAAAAATGCTTGATCTTGTTGGAATACCTAGTCCAGATAATGTTTTAACTAGATATCCTCATCAGTTAAGCGGTGGAATGTGTCAAAGGGTTATGATTGCTATGGCCATGGCTTGTAACCCAGAATTACTTATTGCTGATGAACCAACAACTGCTTTAGATGTGACTATTCAAGCTCAAATAATGGAATTACTTTTAGAATTAAAAGAGAAAAAAAATATGGGAATTTTACTTATTACTCATGACCTTGGTGTTGTTGCAGAAATGTGCGATAAAGTTTTAGTAATGTATGCAGGTAGAATTGTTGAAAAAGCTGATGTATTAGATCTATTCGAATCTCCAAAGCATCCATATACAAAGGGATTAATTGCTTCAGTTCCAAAATTAGGAAGTGGAAATAGTGAATTACCTTTTATAGAGGGGAAAGTGCCTAGTTTAGAAAATATGCCAAAGGGATGTAAGTTTTCTCCTCGGTGTAATGCTGCAAGAGACATCTGTTTTACTAGAGAACCTAAATTAGTAAAAATAAGCCAAAGTAGAGAATGTCGTTGTCATCTTACAGAAGAAAAGGAGAATTAG
- a CDS encoding ABC transporter permease subunit: protein MNDEKIKKPYKEFVKNFTRRKIAVLSLLFIVVLILVGIFQPITIDPDFADYDNLLAAPSSAHWFGTDEYGRDLFNRVIVGTRLSLGVSLSSVFIGALIGTLLGLIAGFYGGKIESIIMRSCDVLFSFPGLLLAIGIVAIIGPGIINVVVAISIYGIPSFTRIVRSSTLSIKKLLYIEASKSIGVGNFRILFVHIFPGTVPTLIVTLTMRIGTAIISAASLSFLGFGASPTTPDWGAMLSTGRDYIGLAPHMLFYPGLMIFLTVLAFNLLGDGLRDTLDPKLN from the coding sequence ATGAATGACGAAAAAATAAAAAAACCTTATAAAGAATTTGTTAAAAATTTTACGCGAAGAAAAATAGCAGTATTATCACTATTATTTATTGTAGTGCTAATACTAGTAGGAATCTTTCAACCAATAACAATAGATCCGGATTTTGCTGATTATGATAACCTTTTAGCAGCACCAAGTTCCGCTCACTGGTTTGGAACAGATGAGTATGGAAGAGATCTTTTTAATAGAGTAATAGTCGGTACCAGACTTTCTCTGGGAGTATCTCTTAGTTCAGTTTTTATAGGAGCATTAATAGGGACTTTATTAGGATTAATTGCAGGGTTTTATGGTGGGAAAATAGAAAGTATCATAATGAGAAGTTGTGACGTATTATTTTCATTTCCGGGGTTATTGCTAGCAATAGGAATTGTAGCAATTATCGGGCCAGGTATTATAAATGTTGTAGTAGCAATTTCAATATATGGAATACCTTCCTTTACTAGAATTGTAAGAAGTTCAACATTATCTATAAAGAAACTTCTTTATATAGAAGCTTCTAAATCTATTGGTGTCGGTAATTTTAGAATATTATTTGTTCATATTTTCCCTGGAACTGTTCCAACATTAATAGTTACTTTAACAATGAGAATAGGGACAGCCATAATTTCTGCAGCATCACTTAGTTTTTTAGGATTTGGAGCAAGCCCGACAACGCCAGACTGGGGTGCGATGTTATCTACGGGAAGAGATTATATTGGATTAGCACCTCACATGCTTTTTTATCCAGGACTCATGATATTTCTAACTGTTCTAGCATTTAATCTATTAGGAGATGGCTTAAGAGATACCTTGGATCCAAAATTAAATTAA
- a CDS encoding ABC transporter permease subunit: MRHYILKRLLNTIPIIIIVSILVFLFIHLIPGDPARLLAGHQATLEEITIMREQLGLNDPMYLQYFNFLKDFFSGHLGVSIKTGLPIKEMLIPRFKPTLYLAIFSIVWASIFGVVTGIISAVNRGKALDYFVMIGAISGISLPLFWLGLMLIQVFSVDLGWFPTGGVDGFKSYVLPSITLGAGIMSMIARYTRSSMIEILREPYIRTSRAKGVSEMLVVGKHALRNSLIDVVTIVGLQFGFLLAGSVLVETVFSIPGLGRLLIDSILFRDYTVIQVILLIFTLQFIIVNLVVDVMYGILNPKIRYE; encoded by the coding sequence ATGAGACATTATATTTTAAAACGTTTATTAAATACTATTCCGATAATAATAATAGTTTCAATCTTAGTATTTTTATTTATACATTTAATCCCTGGAGATCCAGCAAGGTTATTAGCAGGTCACCAGGCAACATTAGAAGAAATAACAATTATGAGAGAACAATTAGGGCTTAATGACCCTATGTATCTACAATATTTTAATTTTTTAAAAGATTTTTTTAGTGGACATTTAGGAGTATCTATAAAAACAGGCTTACCTATAAAGGAAATGCTTATTCCAAGATTTAAACCAACATTATATTTAGCTATTTTTTCAATTGTTTGGGCATCAATTTTTGGAGTGGTTACTGGTATTATATCTGCTGTTAACAGAGGAAAGGCTCTCGATTATTTTGTAATGATTGGAGCTATTTCTGGAATTTCCCTACCCCTATTTTGGTTAGGACTTATGCTCATTCAAGTGTTTTCTGTTGATCTAGGATGGTTCCCAACAGGAGGAGTAGATGGATTTAAAAGTTATGTACTTCCTTCTATTACACTTGGGGCCGGGATCATGTCTATGATAGCTCGTTATACTCGTTCTTCTATGATAGAAATTTTAAGAGAACCATATATTCGTACTTCTAGAGCTAAAGGGGTTTCAGAGATGTTGGTAGTTGGGAAACACGCTCTTAGAAATTCACTGATTGACGTAGTAACAATAGTTGGCCTGCAATTCGGATTTTTACTTGCAGGATCAGTATTAGTAGAAACAGTTTTTTCAATACCAGGTCTGGGGAGATTGTTAATAGACTCGATCTTATTTAGAGATTACACAGTAATTCAAGTGATTTTATTAATATTTACCCTTCAATTTATAATTGTAAATCTAGTTGTAGATGTAATGTATGGAATATTAAATCCTAAAATAAGATATGAATAA
- a CDS encoding glutathione ABC transporter substrate-binding protein: MKKRMVFLLTVLMFVISVTGFAKSKELVIAVNANFISLDPHNLSDTLSGTASATMYEGLLKYENDMSLKPLLAKSYNISNDGLTYTFKIRKGIKFSDGTTLDAKAVKYNFDRVMDKKKNLRRRRNFLAVEKVEAIGADTVKIILKTPYSPMLNRVASLKIISPEALKKYGDQGIITHPVGTGPYVYDKWVQGDKLVIRKNNSYWGEKPKVDKVTFKPVIENGSRIAMLQTGEADFIYPMPTEQVRRIKGNKDIEIMTGFSTISRYVTLNTTKDVFKNKKVRQAINYAVNKKAYAQVVKSGYLVPLTSPVPEALEYHVDQTPYAFNLEKAKKLMKEAGYPNGFTTSIWGSNNTEDMKGMQFVNQQLAQIGIKVEVMPMEEGTLANSIYSAQTSEEAKINMWYVNWSSFDIDGATKNLFHSHFIPPVSANTAYYMNSKVDKMIDDGAIETNSKKRAKIYADMQSAIWDDAPWIFLGSDQLVSAKRKTTKNVYVMPDGSINLEKADTSK; this comes from the coding sequence ATGAAAAAAAGAATGGTGTTCTTACTGACAGTTTTAATGTTTGTAATATCGGTAACAGGATTTGCAAAAAGTAAAGAATTGGTGATAGCAGTTAATGCTAATTTTATTTCTTTAGATCCACATAATTTGTCAGATACATTATCTGGAACGGCAAGTGCGACTATGTATGAAGGGTTATTAAAGTATGAAAATGATATGTCACTAAAACCTCTATTAGCAAAAAGCTATAATATTTCTAATGATGGGTTAACTTATACTTTTAAAATTAGGAAAGGGATAAAATTTAGTGATGGAACGACTTTAGACGCTAAAGCTGTCAAGTATAACTTTGATAGAGTTATGGATAAAAAGAAAAATTTAAGAAGACGTAGAAATTTTTTGGCAGTAGAAAAAGTTGAAGCAATTGGAGCAGATACTGTAAAAATAATTTTAAAAACACCTTATTCACCAATGCTTAATAGAGTTGCCTCTTTAAAAATTATAAGTCCGGAAGCTCTAAAAAAATATGGTGACCAGGGAATTATTACACATCCTGTTGGAACAGGTCCATATGTTTATGATAAATGGGTTCAAGGCGATAAATTAGTTATAAGAAAAAATAATTCTTATTGGGGAGAAAAGCCAAAAGTCGATAAAGTAACATTTAAACCTGTTATAGAAAATGGATCTAGAATTGCGATGCTTCAAACTGGGGAAGCTGATTTTATTTATCCTATGCCTACAGAACAAGTTAGAAGAATAAAAGGGAATAAAGATATTGAAATTATGACTGGTTTTTCTACTATATCTAGATATGTTACTTTGAATACAACTAAAGATGTATTCAAAAATAAAAAAGTTCGTCAAGCAATAAACTATGCAGTTAATAAAAAGGCTTATGCACAAGTAGTAAAATCAGGGTATTTAGTTCCTTTAACATCACCTGTACCTGAAGCTTTAGAATATCATGTTGATCAAACACCATATGCTTTTAATTTAGAAAAAGCAAAAAAATTAATGAAAGAAGCAGGGTATCCTAATGGTTTCACAACTTCTATTTGGGGGTCTAACAATACAGAAGATATGAAAGGGATGCAATTTGTTAATCAACAATTAGCTCAAATAGGAATTAAAGTTGAAGTTATGCCAATGGAAGAAGGAACTTTAGCTAATTCAATTTATAGCGCTCAAACTTCTGAAGAGGCTAAAATTAATATGTGGTATGTAAACTGGTCTTCTTTTGATATCGATGGTGCTACTAAAAACTTATTCCATAGTCACTTCATACCTCCAGTATCTGCTAATACAGCTTATTATATGAATTCAAAAGTAGATAAAATGATTGACGATGGTGCAATTGAAACTAACTCTAAAAAGAGAGCAAAGATCTATGCAGATATGCAGTCTGCTATCTGGGATGATGCTCCTTGGATTTTCTTAGGTTCTGATCAATTAGTTTCTGCTAAAAGGAAAACTACTAAAAATGTATATGTTATGCCTGATGGTTCGATTAATTTAGAGAAAGCTGACACAAGTAAATAG